A stretch of the Corylus avellana chromosome ca6, CavTom2PMs-1.0 genome encodes the following:
- the LOC132183792 gene encoding ribosomal lysine N-methyltransferase 3, with translation MATRRLRAFKRWMRSQGIEYSDALCFTDSPEGEGIAVRALCDLKVGDMVARIPKAACLTMRTSGASDLIESAGLGGSLGLAVALMYERSLGEDSPWAGYLQLLPPQECLPLLWTLDDLDSLLRGTELHKTVKEDKGIIYEDWKDSILPLLDSPPFNLDPKCFGIEQYFAAKSLIASRSFEVDEYHGSGMVPLADLFNHKTGAEDVHITSLHSYSDSESDSDTNKSDTHVDTSDNDTLIQDSYSDQKGPNTTLVGKNPSRGSDSDFSSVSRDDTIVLEMVMVKNVEVGAEVFNTYGLVGNAALLHRYGFTEPNNPFDIVNIDMELLLQWSSSSFSDRYRRTRLALWRKLDYCGCVSQDTEYFEISFDGEPQIELLILLYIMLLPEDTYHKLDLTVSTAGNSNGSIGMILSEEGQFIWEKASEVSKDLLLTEDVCDALLSLADMRESFYGSNSIEDDIEALGNCCIRERKLYHSLMLRVSERRILERLRTYAAVGAQSFRTAKRSSVRKKLKKK, from the exons ATGGCAACCAG GCGACTGAGAGCGTTCAAGCGGTGGATGAGGTCCCAAGGCATAGAGTACAGCGATGCCCTCTGCTTCACGGACAGCCCCGAGGGCGAGGGGATCGCCGTGAGAGCGCTGTGCGATCTCAAGGTAGGCGACATGGTGGCGAGAATACCAAAGGCGGCGTGCCTGACCATGAGGACCAGCGGGGCAAGTGACCTGATCGAAAGCGCTGGGTTGGGCGGTTCTCTGGGCCTAGCGGTGGCGCTCATGTACGAGAGGAGCTTAGGAGAAGACTCACCCTGGGCTGGCTACCTCCAGCTCTTGCCTCCTCAGGAGTGCTTGCCCTTGCTTTGGACTTTGGACGACCTGGACTCTCTCCTACGTGGCACTGAGCTCCACAAG ACTGTAAAAGAAGACAAAGGTATTATTTATGAGGACTGGAAAGATAGTATTCTGCCCCTCTTGGATTCACCACCTTTCAATTTGGATCCAAAATGTTTTGGCATTGAACAATACTTCGCTGCCAAAAGTCTTATCGCGTCTCGGTCTTTTGAGGTAGATGAGTACCATGGATCTGGAATGGTTCCTTTGGCAGATCT TTTTAATCACAAGACAGGAGCAGAGGATGTACACATCACCTCTTTACATTCTTATTCTGATTCCGAAAGTGATTCTGATACCAACAAAAGTGATACGCATGTTGATACTAGTGATAATGACACGTTGATTCAAGATTCTTACTCTGATCAGAAAGGACCAAATACAACTCTTGTTGGGAAGAATCCTTCTCGGGGTAGTGACTCGGACTTCTCTTCGGTTTCGAGGGATGATACCATAGTGTTAGAAATGGTTATGGTGAAAAATGTTGAAGTTGGAGCCGAG GTCTTTAATACATATGGATTGGTGGGTAATGCTGCATTGCTTCACAGATATGGATTTACAGAGCCAAATAATCCATTTGACATTGTAAATATCGATATGGAACTATTACTCCAATGGAGTTCATCTTCGTTTTCTGACCGGTACCGTAGAACCAGGCTAGCCCTCTGGAGAAAACTGGATTACTGTGGATGTGTTAGCCAGGACACTGAATATTTTGAGATCTCATTTGATGGGGAACCCCAAATTGAGCTGCTGATATTATTGTACATAATGCTGTTACCAGAGGATACATATCATAAGTTGGACCTCACAGTGTCAACTGCAGGGAACTCTAATGGATCCATAGGCATGATCTTGTCAGAAGAAGGCCAGTTCATTTGGGAAAAAGCTTCAGAAGTGAGTAAGGATTTGTTGTTGACAGAGGATGTTTGTGATGCCCTTTTGTCGCTGGCAGATATGCGAGAGAGTTTTTATGGTTCTAATTCAATAGAAGATGATATTGAAGCACTTGGGAATTGTTgcataagagagagaaagttgtACCATTCTTTAATGCTGCGTGTCAGTGAGAGGAGGATCCTGGAAAGGCTCAGAACTTATGCTGCTGTTGGTGCTCAGTCTTTTAGAACAGCTAAGCGATCCTCAGTGAGGAAAAAGTTAAAGAAGAAATGA